The nucleotide sequence AAATAACTATTTGCCTTTACCTGACAGATGAGCTCGATTTGATGAATGAAAATCTTCGCTTCGTTCTTGCGCTTGCCGCTTTTTTAGCGTTGGTGGCCGGGTTGGGACTGGCGGCGGGTTATGCGGTTTACCATGCCCTGGAAGTGGATGAAAAAGAAACCGTCGTCAAGATAGTGGCTCCTAAGGCGGAACTGATCGCCGAGATTGGGGCGCTGCTGCTGGCTTTCCTCGGCATTGCGTTCGCCGCAGCCTATCAGGTCTACGTGAAGGGTTTGCTCAGGATCGCGGAAGGCATTCGCATCACTCTCAACGCCAATTCCAGCCACCGCCTGGAATCAGCGGGTCCGTCCGAGCTAAGGCGGCTGATGGAGGCGGTCAACGATCTGGCCGAACATGGAGAACTGCTGGCGCGCGACCTGGAAGCCAAGGTCGCTCGGGCCAAAGCCTCGGTCGAGGAGGAGAAGAATCGACTGGCGGCGCTGATGTCCGAGTTGACTCAAGGCGTGCTGGTCTGCAACGCCGACGGCCGCATCCTGCTCTACAACGAGCGCGCGCGTCAGACGCTGTGCGCCGCGGACGGTGCGCAAAATGAGACCTCAATGACGCTGGTGGGCCTTGGGCGATCCATTTTTACCATCATCGACCGCAATCTGTTGGCGCACGCCTTGGAAAACATCCGCGCCCGGCTGGAAAAAGACGAACCTGGTCCCAGCGCGCAATTCGTGTTCACCACCCGAACCGGACAGCTCGTTCGGGTGCGGCTGGCGCCGGTGGTGGTCGCGCCGGAAGCGCCTCCAAGCGGTGCAGAGCCCGAGCGCCAGCACGCGATTTCAGAAGGGTCGTCCGTGCCAGTGCCGCCGCCCGCCCTCAGCGGTTTCGTCATGACCCTGGAAAACGTCACTCACACCTTCGAACTGGACAGCACGCGCGATATGTTGTTGCAAGCGCTGACGGAAGGCAGCCGGGCGGCGCTGGCGAACATCCGCGCCGCCGTGGAAACCTTGACCGACTACCCGGATTGCGATCCGGCGCATCGCGCGCGCTTCCTTCAGGTCATTCGGGAAGAGGCCCGCGCCTTGAGCGGCAGGCTCGATAAGACGACCTCCGATTACGCCGATTCCCTCAAGACCCGCTGGCCGCTGGAGGAAATGCTGGCGGTCGATGCGGTCGCGGCGGCGCGACGTCGGATCGAGAGCCGGCTGGGGTTGCGCACGCGTTCGGAGGTGCTCGACGATTCGATTTGGATCAAGGTTGACAGCTATACGCTGGTGCAGGCATTCGCTTACTTGGCCGGTCGGCTAAAGGACGGCTACCAGGTTCGCGAGCTGTGTTTCAATCTGACGCGGCACGCACGGGTTGTGGAACTCGATCTGGCCTGGTCCGAGCCCATCCTGTCGCAAGGGGTTTTGTACGATTGGGAGACCGATACCATGCGGGCCGGCGGGGAAGACAGCCCGCTGACGTTGCGTGACGTGACCGATCGGTTGGGGGCGGAAATCGTCTACATGATCGACAAGACCCGACAGCGGCCTTTCATTCGATTCCTGTTACCGATGGTCAAGCCGACGCGCGCTTCGGCCGGCGCTCCGATCCGCTTCGGCGAAAGCCGGCCGGAGTTTTACGATTTCGATTTGTTTCATCAAGCCGGTCAAACCCCCGAACTCGATCAGATTCCGCTGGCGGAGCTGGCGTACACCGTGATCGACACCGAGACCACCGGCCTCGATCCCTCAACCGGCGACGAGATCATCGCCATCGGCGCGGTGCGCATCGTCAACAACCGGCTGCTACGCTATGAAACCTACGAACAACTGGTCGATCCCAAGCGGCCGATCGCCTCCTTATCGCAGACCGTGCACGGCATCACCCACGAGATGCTGCGCGGCCAGCCGACCGTCGACCAGGTTCTGCCGCAATTTCACGAGTATTGCGAGGATACGGTGCTGGTCGGGCACAACGCTGCGTTCGACATGCGCTTTTTGCAAATGAAGGAAGCCCAAACCGGCGTCCGTTTCACCCAACCGGTGTTGGATACGCTGCTGCTGTCGCAAGTGCTGCATCCCCACCAGGAATCGCACGCGCTGGAGGCCATCGCCGAGCGCTTGGGCGTTGCGGTGGTCGCCCGCCACACCGCGTTGGGCGACGCCTTGGTGACCGGAGAAGTGTTCTTGCGGATGATCCCACTGCTGGCGGCGCACGGGGTCCGCACCTTGCAAGACGCTCGTGAGGCCACCGAAAAAGCGCTGTACGCCAAGGTCGAATATTGAAAAAACCGTCCGTGGCCCTCGCTCTTGGAGGCTTGGGGAATCGCCTGGAACCAGGAGCGAGGCTGCGGTGCTTGGGGTCCGCCTCCCGAGGGTTTACCCGCCGGCGTTCAGGCGAAGGTGTCAGCGAACAGATTGGCGGACCAGTCGAACATGTCCTCGTAATTATCGCGGGTCGGCGAGGCGGCTTCTCCGAACGAGGCGGGCACCAAATCCATGGTCTTGGTGGCCGGGTTATAGGCGTAAACCGCCGTCAGCCACGAGGCGGTATTGGCGGTGATCGGGCTGTAGCAAGCCGAATTGGTCACCGGAGCCGGATCGGGGGCTTCGCCGGCGAACGCCCGTAAAATCGCGTCGGCGCAGACTTTGGCCTCGGCGTTGGCGATATGGCCGGATTTGGGTTGGCCGGTGCCTTGCGAGTCGCCGATGATGTGGACGCCCGTCATGCCCGCGAGGGTGGATTCGTAATTGAGCGGGTTGACAGGCGCCCAAAGACCGGCGCCTGTCAGACCGGCGCTGGTGACCAACGCTCCCGCCTTTTGAGGGGCGATCACGTTCAAAACGTCCGCCTTGAAGTCGCCGGCGCTGGTATAGGCGATCCGCTGGTCCGAATCCACTCGCAGCAGCGCGGCGTTGGGGTGATATTCGATGACGCCGGCGTGGGTTTGGGTGAACGCCTTGGTGAAGGTTTCCGGCTCGGCGACGATGCCGGGATTGGCGTCCAGCACGATGACCTTGGAACCGGGCTTGGTGCGCTTGAGATAATCGGCGACCACGCAGGCGCGCTCGTAAGGTCCGGGCGGGCAACGATAGGGTTTGGGCGGGATGGTCATGATGAACAGTCCGCCCGCCGGCATGGTTTGGATCTGTTGCTTGAGCAGCGTGGTTTGCGTGCCCGCTTGCCAAGCGTGGGGAACTTTGTTGGGATCCCAGCCGGTGACGGGTTGGAACTCGATGCCGGGAGCCAGCACCACATGCTCGCAATCCAGCGGAGTCCGACCGGCGACCTGCACCCGCCAGGTGCTGCCGGTCGGCTTTTCGATGCTCATCGCCCGGCCTTGAACGAAATTGACGCCGAGTTGTTGGAGCGACCCATAATTAAAGGTGATTTGATTCAGGCTCAGCGAATTGGTCAGCACCAAATTGCTGAGGATGCAAGAAATGTGAGCGGGGTTGGCGTCCACCAAGGTAACGGCGACACCCGCGCCGCCCCACAGCTTCAGATATTTGGCCAAGGTGGCGCCGGCGAAGCCGCCGCCGACCACCACCACCCGGCCGGACAAACTTTGCGCCTTGAGGTAAATCGGCGTGGCGGCCAGCGCGGCGGCGGCCCCGGTCAGTTTCAGAAAATGGCGTCGCGAGATCGTATTCATGGCGTTTATCCTCTACAGAGTTCGATGGGAAGGCGAGGGTCGAGCGTAAAGACGCCGCTCAATCATCATCGTGCTCGTGGTGATCGCCACCGTCGCCGCCTCCGTCCGATCCGCTGCCGCCGCCGTTGCCTAATCCCGCGTAATAGTCGGCGATCAACCGAATTTGCGCGTCGGTATATCCTTTTGCCTGGCGGTGCATGATATCGTTAGTTTTAGTGCTGTATTTCATTTCGAGCACTTCTTCATAGATTTCCTGGGCGCTTTCTCCGCGCAGGCTGTCGATGTCACCTACGGCCTGGCCGTTAGTGCCGTGACATTGAGCGCATTGCGAGGCCAACAAACGGCCGGCCGGCGGTGCGGTCCAGCCCGTCAGCGGGATGGCGAGCGCAAGGCCAGAAAGGAAGGTCAATAGAACTCGATAGTTTGAAATCATTGGCGGTATCCTATTGAAGTGATTCTGGTATCATGTCCGCCCCACGCCTCCGGAATTCACAGGTTCTCCGATCGAGCGTAGCTGATTCGAACGCTTACCGTTCGCATCCGAGGACGCCGGGTAGGGTGACTATGGCTAAGGTACAGGCCAAGAATTAATTGAAGCTGAATTGATTGCGATCGGTTTACCCCAGTTGAACGCCTGGACTAGCGCGCCCGCGTAAATTGCGCTGTGGCGACTCGCTCGTAGGTTGTTCGCTAAAAGGACCGTCATTGATTTCGTGATTCCTCTATCCAACATTTCCGGTCAATAATTCGTTCGTTACCAAACTGAGGAGCCGAGAACGGTATGCAAATTGCAAAAAGACGGTTTGGTCCCAGGAGGGCGATCAAGACGTGCGCTGTTACCAGTTTTATAGCGCTGGTGTTGCTAGGGGCGGAAACCGCGCGTGCTCAGGAATGGCTCTATACCGTGCGGCCGGGTGACAATTTGTGGAACGTAACCGCCGAACATCTGACCAGAATGGATTATTGGCCGAGGTTGCAAGTGCTGAATCAGGTTTCAAATCCGGAAAATCTGCCGCCAGGGATGAAACTGCGCATTCCCATCGCATGGCTCAAACGGTTGCCAGCGACAGCGCAGGTTCTGAGCGCGCACGGTCAGAACCAAGCCGTGATCGCCACTACCAATCAAACCGTGGCGCTCAAGACCGGCCAGCTTCTGGAAAGCGGGGATACGGTCCTGACTGGGGAGGACGGTAACGCCACTTTGGAGTTTGGCGATGGTTCGCGCTTGTTGGTGCAAGCCAACAGCCAGCTGAATTTGAAGAGCCTAAACGCTTATGGCCGCACCAACGTGAGAGACACGCTTTTGCAATTACTGCGCGGACGGGTGGAAAACCAGGTTGTCCCACGCTCGGGGGCCGGCGCCCGCTATGAGATCTCGACGCCCGTCGCCACCTCGGCCGTGCGGGGTACCCGCTACCGGCTCGGCATGGAAACCGGCACCGATACCGCGCGGACGGAGGTTTTGGAAGGGAACGTGAGCTTTCGAGGGGGCGGGAAAACCCAGACCGTCGCCAAGGGTTTGGGCTCTTTGGCAAAATCGGACAAGCCGCTGTTGCCGCCTGTGCCGTTGCTGGCGCCGCCGAATGCCGCCGCGTTGCCGCCGGTCGTCACGCGCGTTCCGATCCAGCTCGCTGTGCCGGCGTTGAAGGGCGCGGTGGCCTATCGCGCCCAAATTGCTCCCGATGATCGGTTCGAAAGCCTGTTGTTCGATGGCGTATCGCCATCTCCGGCGGTTCGCGGGCCGGATTTGCCCGATGGGGATTACCTGCTGCGGGTTCGCGGTATCGACGCCAGAGGCCTGGAAGGCCGCGATGCCTACCATCGCTTTCGCCTGCATGCCCGCCCGGCGCCGCCGTTTTTGATCGAGCCGGCCCATCAGGGCGCTGTCCTCGAAAAAGCACTGGCTTTTAAATGGTCTGAACCGCAAGACGCCGCGAGCTATCATTTTCAATTGGCTGAGGATGAGAGCTTTACCACACCGTTGCTGGATCTTGCCGGACAGACCCGAACCACCCTTACGCCGGAGCGTCCGTTGGAGCCGCGCGTTTACTACTGGCGGGTCGCGGTACGCGACTCATCGGGCAAGGAAGGGCCCTTCAGCGACCCCCAGTCCTTCAAGCTGCAGCCGACCCCGAAATTACAGCCGCCCGAAGTCACCGCGGACAGCATGACCTTCCGTTGGAGCGCGGGGCTGCCCGGCCAGCGCTATCAGTTCCAAATCGCCAAGGATGCCGACTTCGAGGAGCTCGTCGCTTCGGCTGAAGTCGCGGAGCCCCAGCTGAGCATCCGGCGTCCGGACTCCGGTTTTCATTATCTTCGGATTCGTACCATCGAGCCGGATGGTTCCGCGGGGCCGTATGGCCCGGTGCAACGGATCGACGTTCCACCCGCCAGCTATTGGCCGATCGGTTTGGTGGTCTTTTTAACGTTGGTCTTGGCTTTA is from Candidatus Competibacteraceae bacterium and encodes:
- a CDS encoding FecR domain-containing protein encodes the protein MQIAKRRFGPRRAIKTCAVTSFIALVLLGAETARAQEWLYTVRPGDNLWNVTAEHLTRMDYWPRLQVLNQVSNPENLPPGMKLRIPIAWLKRLPATAQVLSAHGQNQAVIATTNQTVALKTGQLLESGDTVLTGEDGNATLEFGDGSRLLVQANSQLNLKSLNAYGRTNVRDTLLQLLRGRVENQVVPRSGAGARYEISTPVATSAVRGTRYRLGMETGTDTARTEVLEGNVSFRGGGKTQTVAKGLGSLAKSDKPLLPPVPLLAPPNAAALPPVVTRVPIQLAVPALKGAVAYRAQIAPDDRFESLLFDGVSPSPAVRGPDLPDGDYLLRVRGIDARGLEGRDAYHRFRLHARPAPPFLIEPAHQGAVLEKALAFKWSEPQDAASYHFQLAEDESFTTPLLDLAGQTRTTLTPERPLEPRVYYWRVAVRDSSGKEGPFSDPQSFKLQPTPKLQPPEVTADSMTFRWSAGLPGQRYQFQIAKDADFEELVASAEVAEPQLSIRRPDSGFHYLRIRTIEPDGSAGPYGPVQRIDVPPASYWPIGLVVFLTLVLAL
- a CDS encoding FAD-dependent oxidoreductase — encoded protein: MNTISRRHFLKLTGAAAALAATPIYLKAQSLSGRVVVVGGGFAGATLAKYLKLWGGAGVAVTLVDANPAHISCILSNLVLTNSLSLNQITFNYGSLQQLGVNFVQGRAMSIEKPTGSTWRVQVAGRTPLDCEHVVLAPGIEFQPVTGWDPNKVPHAWQAGTQTTLLKQQIQTMPAGGLFIMTIPPKPYRCPPGPYERACVVADYLKRTKPGSKVIVLDANPGIVAEPETFTKAFTQTHAGVIEYHPNAALLRVDSDQRIAYTSAGDFKADVLNVIAPQKAGALVTSAGLTGAGLWAPVNPLNYESTLAGMTGVHIIGDSQGTGQPKSGHIANAEAKVCADAILRAFAGEAPDPAPVTNSACYSPITANTASWLTAVYAYNPATKTMDLVPASFGEAASPTRDNYEDMFDWSANLFADTFA
- a CDS encoding DNA polymerase III subunit epsilon, producing MNENLRFVLALAAFLALVAGLGLAAGYAVYHALEVDEKETVVKIVAPKAELIAEIGALLLAFLGIAFAAAYQVYVKGLLRIAEGIRITLNANSSHRLESAGPSELRRLMEAVNDLAEHGELLARDLEAKVARAKASVEEEKNRLAALMSELTQGVLVCNADGRILLYNERARQTLCAADGAQNETSMTLVGLGRSIFTIIDRNLLAHALENIRARLEKDEPGPSAQFVFTTRTGQLVRVRLAPVVVAPEAPPSGAEPERQHAISEGSSVPVPPPALSGFVMTLENVTHTFELDSTRDMLLQALTEGSRAALANIRAAVETLTDYPDCDPAHRARFLQVIREEARALSGRLDKTTSDYADSLKTRWPLEEMLAVDAVAAARRRIESRLGLRTRSEVLDDSIWIKVDSYTLVQAFAYLAGRLKDGYQVRELCFNLTRHARVVELDLAWSEPILSQGVLYDWETDTMRAGGEDSPLTLRDVTDRLGAEIVYMIDKTRQRPFIRFLLPMVKPTRASAGAPIRFGESRPEFYDFDLFHQAGQTPELDQIPLAELAYTVIDTETTGLDPSTGDEIIAIGAVRIVNNRLLRYETYEQLVDPKRPIASLSQTVHGITHEMLRGQPTVDQVLPQFHEYCEDTVLVGHNAAFDMRFLQMKEAQTGVRFTQPVLDTLLLSQVLHPHQESHALEAIAERLGVAVVARHTALGDALVTGEVFLRMIPLLAAHGVRTLQDAREATEKALYAKVEY
- a CDS encoding cytochrome C, which produces MISNYRVLLTFLSGLALAIPLTGWTAPPAGRLLASQCAQCHGTNGQAVGDIDSLRGESAQEIYEEVLEMKYSTKTNDIMHRQAKGYTDAQIRLIADYYAGLGNGGGSGSDGGGDGGDHHEHDDD